A segment of the Niveibacterium umoris genome:
GCATCAAGGGTTTTGCGTTCGACATGAACGTGGCCTGCTCCTCCGCCACCTTCGGCATCGAACAGGCCGCCAATGCGGTGCGGAGCGGCAGCGCTCGCTCGGTGCTGGTTGTAAATCCGGAAATCTGCTCAGCACATCTGGAATGGCGTGATCGTGACTGCCACTTCATCTTCGGCGACGTGGCGACCGCAATTCTCGTCGAGCGCGCCGACATGGGCGATGGCGGCTGGGCAATTCTCGGCACCAAGCTGGCGACCAGCTTCTCGAACAATATCCGCAACAACGCGGGCTTCCTGAACCGCTGCGAAGACACGCCGGCCGACGCGCGCGACAAGCTCTTCCGCCAGGAGGGGCGCAAGGTGTTCAAGGAAGTCTGCCCGATGGCAGCAGAACACATCGGCACCCACCTTGCTGCACTGGGCCGCACCCCCGCTGGCGTGCGCCGCTTCTGGTTGCATCAGGCAAACCTCTCGATGAACCAGTTGATCGCGCGCCGCCTGCTCGAGCGTGACGCCACGTTCGATGAGGCGCCGGTAATTCTCGACCAGTATGCAAACACGGCATCGGCCGGCTCGATCATTGCGTTCCACCTGAATCACGAGGATCTGACGGAAGGTGATCTGGGCGTGATCTGCTCGTTCGGTGCCGGCTACTCGATTGGTAGCGTGGTGATCCAGCGGCGCTAAGCCTGCAGGCAACAAAAAAGGGGCGGCCCGGAGCCGCCCTTTTTTATTCCCGCAACCGAACTAGGCGCGGCGCCAAGTAGTGCCCTGTGCGGAATCTTCCAGCACCACGCCGGCGGCCTTGAGTTCGTCGCGAATCCGGTCAGATTCTGCGAAGTTCTTCGCCTTCTTCGCGGCAGCACGATCGGCAATCAATTGCTCAATGGCCGCGGCGCTCAGGCCATCCGACGAGGTCGCGCCCTGCAGGAAGGCGACTGGATCGCGCTGTAGAAGCCCCAACACGCCGGCCAACGCCTTGAGCAAGCCCGCAACCTTGGGGTCGCGCCCGCGCTGCGCCTCACCCGCCAGTTCGAACAGCACTGCCACGGCTTCGGAGGTGTTGAAGTCGTCATCCATCGCCGCCTTGAAGCGCGCCGCATGAGCATCATTCCAGTCGATCGTGACATCCGCTGCCGGCACGTCGCGCAGCGCGGTGTAAAGGCGCGTCAGTGCCTGCTTCGCATCTGCCAGGAGATCCGGCGAGTAGTTGATCTGGCTGCGGTAGTGCGAGCGCACCACGAGGAAACGAATCACTTCGCCGTCGTAATGCTTGAGCGCCTCGCGAATCGTGAAGAAGTTGCCGAGGGACTTGGACATCTTCTCGTTGTCCACCCGCAGCGCGCCGGCGTGCATCCAGACGTTGGCCAGCGTGCAATTGTGCGCGCCTTCGCTCTGCGCGATTTCGTTCTCGTGGTGCGGGAACGGCAGATCTGGACCGCCACCATGAATGTCCAGCGTCTTGCCAAGGATCGCGCTGCTCATTGCCGAGCACTCGATATGCCAACCCGGGCGCCCCTTGCCCCAGCGCGACGACCATTTCGTATCGGCCGGCTCGGTTTCCTTCGCTGCTTTCCACAGCACGAAATCCAGCGGATCACGCTTGGACGAATCCACCGCAACGCGCTCGCCGGCGCGCAAATCATCCAGCGACTTGCCCGAGAGCTTTCCGTAGCCCGGGAACTTGCGCACGGCAAAGTTCACGTCGCCATCGTCCGCCTGGTAGGCCAGCCCGTTCGATTCCAGCGTTTCGATGATCTCGAGCATCTGCGGCACGTACTCGGTCGCGCGCGGCTCAAGATCGGGACGCGCGATGCCGAGCGCGCCGAAGTCCGCGTTCATTTCAGCGACCATGCGCTCGGTCAGCGCGGCAATCGGTTCGCCATTTTCCTGGGCACGGCGGATGATCTTGTCGTCGATGTCGGTGATGTTGCGCACGTACGTCAATTCATACCCGGACGCCCGCAACCAGCGCTGCACGACATCGAACCCCAGAAAACAGCGCGCGTGCCCCAGGTGACAAAGGTCGTACACGGTCATGCCGCAGACGTACATGCGCACCTTGCCGGGTTCGATCGGGGTAAAGGGCTGCTTCTGGCGAGTAAGAGAGTTGTAGATCGTGAGCATCAGTCGTGTCCGTTGGAAGGCCGCCCTAAGAGGCGGTCGCCGCGGCCCCCGCGTTGCGGGGCTTGTTGATAGAATGGTGGGCTAGAACAGGCGCGTCGCGCCTTGCTCGCAGGATGTTAGCACAATGACTTTTCGCCCTTTCCGCCCCAATCTGACCGCACTTGCCGTCGCCGCACTGACGTTCTTCGCGGTTCCCGCATTGGCGGAGCCGACGCTTCCGGAAGTACAGGCACTCATGAAGCAAGGGCAATTGCCGGCCGCGCTGGAAAAGGTGGACCAGATCCTGGCCGTAAAGCCCAAGGATCCCCAGGCACGATTCACGAAGGGCATCATCCTGACCGAGATGAACCGGCTGAACGATGCGGCGGTCGTCTATCAGAAGCTTTCCGAAGACTTCCCCGAACTGCCCGAGCCCTACAACAACCTGGCGGTCATCTACGCGTCGCAACGCCAGTACGAAAAAGCCAAGGCTGCGCTCGAACTGGCGATCCGCACCCATCCCGCCTACGCGACGGCACACGAAAACCTCGGCGATGTTTACGCCAAACTCGCGAGTCAGGCTTACGACAAAGCCTTGCAACTGGATTCCGCCAACACGCAGGCGCAGACGAAGCTTGCCTTGATCCGCGATCTGATGGGTGGCGCCACCCGCAATGCGCGGACAGTGCCGGCAACAAAGCCGGTGCAGATTGCCTCGGCAACGCCGGCCGCTCCGCAACCGGCGCCACAGGTAAAACAGGCTGAGCCTGCTCCGGTTGCAAAGGCGACCCCGCCTGCGCCCACTCCCAAGACCGAGCCCGCCAAGGCCCCGCCGGAAGCCAAGCCCGAACCCGCGAAGGCGGCACCGCCGGCCAAACCGGCTCCGATCGCGAAGGCCGAAGCGCCAAGCGCCGACAAGAAACCGAAATCGGACGACAAGGCGGAAGCCGATGTACGCAAGTCGGTACAAAGCTGGGCCAGCGCCTGGTCGCGCAAGGACGTCAAGGCTTACCTCGGCCACTACGCCCGCGATTTCAAGACGCCCGGCGGCGTTCCCCGCAAGACTTGGGAAAGCGAACGCGAGGCGCGCTTGACCAAACCCGGGCCGATCAGCGTCAGCGCCGACAACATCGTGGTCAAGATCGCGAACGACGAGGCGACGGTGCGCTTCCGCCAGTCCTACGACTCGGCAAATCTGAAAACGGCCACGACCAAGACGCTCGTCATGGTGCGTCATGACGGCCGCTGGCAGATCCAGCAGGAACGGGTCGGCGGTTGATGTACGGGTTCGCACGCCGCGCCGCGCAACTTGCGCTGATCGTAGGCACGTGGTGTATCCCGCTTGCTTTTGCGCAACCGATGAAGGGTCCGATCTCGGATAGCGGGCCTGAAGCCTCGCTATCCAAGATCTTCGATGACATCGAACACCGCAAGCTCGATAGCGCCCTGGAACGCACCGAGTCCCTGCTCCGCGTCTATCCGAACTTTCGCCTGGCGCACCTCATAAGGGGCGACCTGCTGCTGGCACGCAGCCGCCCGATTTCCGGGTTTGGCAACGCCCCGTCAGCCCCGCCGGAGCGTGTCGCCGACTTGCGTGACGAGGCGATCGCCCGCCTGAAGGCCTATCGTGATCGGCCACCGTCGAACCACGTGCCGCGCTATCTGCTGCAGATGCGGCCCGACCAGAAGTACGCCATCGTGGTAGATACGGAGAAGTCCCGTCTGTATGTGTATGCCAACGATGGAGGTCGCCCCCGTTTCGTTGCCGACTACTACATCACCCACGGTAAAGAAGGCGCCCGCAAGGCACGCGAAGGTGACCGCCGCACCCCGCTCGGCGTCTATCACGTGGTATCCGAGGTCCCCAAGAAGCGTTTGACTGATTTCTACGGCTCTGGCGCGTTTCCGATCAACTACCCCAACGAATACGACAAGTTGCAGGGGCGAGCCGGTCACGGCATCTGGCTGCACGGTGTGCCGAGCGACACGCTATCGCGCCCGCCGCGCGCTTCGGATGGATGCGTGGTGCTTGCCAATGCTGACCTGCAGGCCGTGGCCTCGCGACTGCAATTGGGTCTGACGCCGGTAATCATCAGCAACGAAATTGAATGGCTGAGTCTTGACGACTGGCATCAGGAACGGGCGGCGCTGCAAAAGCAGATCGACGCATGGCGGCGCGACTGGGAGAGCGGCGATACCGATCGTTACCTGCAACACTATTCGGAAAAGTTCACGGCAGACGGCGCGACGCGCAACCAGTGGAGCGCCCGCAAACGCCTGGTCGCCAAGGAAAAGACGTGGGTCCAGGTACGGCTGAAGAACGTCAGCATGTTCAGAAGCCCCGGGCCGGAAGACCTCGTTGTGGTGACCTTTGACCAGGACTACCGCAGCAATAACCTCAAACAGCAGGACACGAAGCGGCAGTACTGGATCAAAGAGTCGGGCAAATGGAAAATCGTTTACGAGGGACAAGCGTGAAGACGCTCATCAAGGCTGTTTTCGTAAGTGCCGTATTGTTTTTTGCCGCAGGGCCAGTATCCGCTCAAGAAGGTAACCCGAAAGTACGGATCGAAACCGACATGGGCGGTTTCACGGTCGAGCTCTATCCGGCGAAAGCACCCAAATCAGTCGCGAACTTTCTGCGCTATGTAGACGCCGGGCATTACGACAACACCATCTTTCACCGGATCATCCGCGGTTTCGTCGTACAAGGCGGCGGCGTAACTGCCGACATGCGCGAAAAACCGACCAATGCGCCCATCGAGAACGAGGCAAAGAACGGCCTCAAGAATGAGACGGCGACTTTGGCGATGGCGCGCACTCAGGACCCCAATTCAGCCACCTCCCAGTTCTACATCAACCTCAAGCACAACAGCTCGCTCGACTATCCGTCCTTCGATGGCTGGGGCTACGCCGTGTTCGGCAAAGTCATCGAGGGTATGGACACCGTAAGGAAGATGGAGGCGGCGGAGACCGGTGTCGTCGCGGGGCAGCGTGACGTGCCACTCAAACCCATCACCCTAAAGTCGGCTCGCCGCGTCGCACCCGCAGCAGCCAAGCAGTAACCCGGCAATCTGGCCGGCCCAACAGGAAATCCGACATGATCAAACTGCACACCTCGCTCGGCGTCATCACGCTGGAACTCGATGCCGAGAAGGCCCCGAAGACCGTACAAAACTTCATCGACTACGTTCAGGCAGGTCACTACGACGGCACGATCTTCCATCGCGTGATCGATGGCTTCATGGTGCAGGGCGGTGGCATGACTGCAGACATGCAGCAAAAACCGACGCGTGATCCGATCGAAAACGAAGCCAACAACGGCCTGAAGAACGCACGCGGCACCGTTGCGATGGCCCGCACACAGGCGCCCCATTCGGCATCGGCACAGTTCTTCATCAATGTCGCCGACAACGAATTCCTGAACTACCGCTCTGCCGATCTGCAGGGCTGGGGTTACTGTGTATTCGGCAAAGTTGTCGACGGCATGGATGTGGTCGACAAGATCCGCGCGGTCAAGACCGGTCGCCGCGGCTTCTTCCAGGACGTGCCGAACGAAGACATCCTGATCGAGCGTGCCGAAGTCGTCTGACACCCACGCCGCCGCTCGAATGATTCACTTCATCTCCGATCTGCACCTCACGCCCAAACGGCCGGAAATCGGTGCCGCGTTCGCCCGCTACCTGAACGGGCCCGCTCGCGGCATCGATGCGCTCTATGTGCTGGGCGACCTCTTCGATGCCTGGCCGGGTGATGACGCCCTGGCCGAGCCTGCTGCACAGGCCGTCGCGAACGGCCTGGCAGCCCTGGCGGCCAGCGGCACTCGCATCTATCTGCTGCACGGAAACAGGGACTTCCTGATCGACAAGGCCTTCGCGCAGCGCGCCAGCGCGACCCTCATCGACGAGCCATACGCGATTACGCTTGGCACTGAGCCATGCACCTTGATGCACGGCGACGCCCTTTGCACCGACGATGTGGCATACCAGCGTTTCCGGACCATGGTGCGCAACCCGGATTGGCGTTCGGCGTTTCTCGCCAAACCACTGGCCGAGCGGCTGGCAATTGCCGCGGATGTGCGGATGCAGAGCGAACAGGCCAAACAAGAAAAATCGGCCGAGATCATGGATGTGAACCCGGAAGCGGTCGCAGAAAGCTTCCGCGCAAACGGGTATGCAACGCTCATTCACGGACACACACATCGCCCCGCCCGCCACACCCATTTGGTCGACGGACGTGAGTGCACGCGTTGGGTGCTGCACGACTGGCGAGAGCACGCTGAATGGCTGGAATGGTCTGATACAAGCGGGCTCGCCTTCGGTCGGTGTTGATGCAGAAAGCGCTGATCATTGACGACAGCGAGCCCAATCGGCGCCTGCCAGCGTTGATCCTGGGACAACTCGGCTGGGCCACGGCCGAAGCAGAGAATGGCTACAGCGCCCTCGAAGCCGTTCAGCGCGAGCGATTCGACTGCATCTTGCTCGACATCCTGCTCCCTGACCTGCAAGGCGACGAAGTGTGTCGACGCCTGCGGGACCACCCTCTCAACGGCAGTACCTGGATCGTCGCTTACACAGCAGAATCGCCCGAACAGTTCGCAGAGGTCACGGCACGTTGCCGATTCGATGCGCTACTGACCAAGCCAATCACCCGCAAGAGCCTTATCAACGCGCTTCCGCCGCAAGCAGAGCCCCACAAATAAAGACGCCGCCCCGAAACCGGTGCGGCGTCTTCATTCTTCGCCGTTCAAGCGACGGCGCAACGCAGGTAGCGTCAGCGATCTTCCTGGGAAACCAGATTCAGATCCATTTGACCACCGCCCTCCTCATCACTCTCGTCATCACTGTCGCCGCCGCCGGCGTTCGAAGCTGGCGCAACCACATTACGCGCATCTTCGATCTCGTTGAGGTAGGCGGCGGTAATGTCTCCGGTGATATAGCTGCCGTCGAAGCATGAAGCCTCAAACACATTGATCGCTGGATTGAGTGAGCGGACTGCAGTCTTCAAATCATCAAGCGACTGATAGATAAGGGCATCTGCCCCGATCTCGCCGCCGATTTCATCTTCCGATCGGAATGCAGCGATCAGCTCGTTGCGGCTCGGCATGTCGATGCCGTAAACGTTCGCGAATCGCACCGGTGGCGCCGCCGAGGCCATGAACACCTTGGTCGCGCCCGCCTCACGTGCCATGTTGATGATTTCCCGGCTGGTTGTGCCACGCACGATCGAGTCATCGACAAGCAAAACGTTCTTACCGGCAAACTCCTGATGGATCGCGTTCAGCTTCTGGCGTACCGACTTACGCCGGATAGCTTGCCCGGGCATGATGAAGGTTCGACCGATATATCGGTTCTTGACGAAGCCCTCGCGATACGGCACCGACAGGCGACTTGCCAGCTCCATCGCTGCCGTGCGCGCCGAATCAGGAATCGGAATCACAACGTCGATGCGCAGATCGCCGTGTTTCTGGCGAATGCGCTCTGCCAGGAACTCGCCCATCTTGACCCGGCTGTCGTAGACAGAGATGCCGTCGATCAGAGAGTCAGGGCGTGCCAGATAGACGAACTCGAACATGCAAGGGGCGTGCGGGAACCCCGAGGCGCACTGACGGCTTTCGAGCTTCCCGGTCGTGTCAATCAGTACCGCCTCACCTGGAGCGATATCCCTCAACAGCTTGAAGCCAAGCACATCGATCGCCACGCTTTCCGAAGCGACCAGGTACTCGGTACCGCCTAGCGCCTCATTGCTGCCGATCACGAGCGGCCGGATGCCGTGTGGGTCACGAAACGCCAGCAAACCGTAGCCTGCGATCATCACCACTGCGGCGTAGGCGCCTTTCACGCGGCGCATGACGCCGGCGACCGCCTTGAAGATCTGTTCGGACTCGAGGCGCGGCCCTTTGGCATGCTCCTGCAATTCGTGCGCCAGTACGTTCAGCAGTACCTCTGAGTCCGAATTGGTGTTGATGTGCCTGAGATCGGCAAGGAACATCTCACGTTTAAGCTCATCGGAGTTCGTGAGATTGCCGTTGTGCGCGAGCATCAAGCCGAACGGCGAGTTCACGTAGAAGGGCTGCGCCTCGGCAGGGTTATAGGCCGAACCAGCTGTCGGATAGCGACAGTGGCCAATCCCCCAGTTTCCGGTCAAGTTGCGCATGTTGCGCGTCCGGAAGACATCCCGGACAAGACCGGACCCCTTGTGCATGTGGAAACGCCCCGCCTGCGCGGTCGCGATTCCGGCTGCGTCCTGCCCGCGGTGCTGCAACACCTGGAGCCCGTCATACAGAAGCTGGTTGACCGGCGTAGTGGCTACTACACCCAGAATTCCGCACATCGTCGCTCACCTATCTGAATTTGATTCGTTTTGCGAGTTGCTCCGGCATCCACGGCATCGTCGTGAGGACGGCCGTTTCAAGCGGCGGCGCAAACATCGCGCTGTACCACCATGGCTGCTTCGGGAATTCTGTCAATCCCCCGAGCAGCACCAGCAGAAATACCATCAGTAGCCCGCGAACCAGGCCAAAGAGCGCCCCCAGCATGCGATCTGCAAGCCCCAGGCCGACCGCATGCAGCGCTTCCCGCAGAAGCAAACGCAGCAAGCCAAGGACAAGCAGGCTCGCGATGAAAAGCAGCGCGAAGGACCCCGCTTGGCGAATTAACGGCTCGCTGCTGACGCTACTGAAGAGGGGCTCAACGAGCCCCGAAAAGTGTTTTGCAACCAGAAACGCAATCACCCACGCGAGCAGCGCGAGCACTTCGCTCACCAATCCCCGCCACGCCCCAATGGCAAGCGAGATCAACAATATCGAAACGACGACGTAATCGAACCCCGTCATTTATCAACGCGCAGCAACCACAGCCGAAAGGCCTGCCTTGCGCAGTTTGCCTGCGGCGGCTTCAGCCGCTTCACGCGTCTGGAATGGCCCAGCACGAACACGGGTCTTGTCGGCCAGCGGTTCGGTATAGGCACTGTAGCCGAGGTCCTTGACCTTGGACTTCACACTCGCGATGTTCGCAGCATCCTTGAAAGCACCGAGCTGTACTACGAAGCCCCCCGACGACTCCACCGCAGCGGTCTTGTGACCACTGAGGATCGCCGCAGCGCGCTCCTCCTCGTCATGCCGAGCCTTTCCGGCATCAACCGTCGCAGCGCCTTTTGAGGCCGCCTTCTCCGCCTTTTCCGTGGAAGCTTCAACACCCTTGCGGGCGCCCGCCTCCTCCGATTTTGCCGCGGGCTCGGGCGCCTTCGGGGCCGGCGCCGAACTGGTCACCCCTTCACTCGGAGAAGGAAGGGCCACGACGCCAGACGGCTTCTCGTCCTCGACCGGCACCGAAGGCTTGGGTGGCGTCGGAGCTGCGCCCTGAATCACGCGTGAGGCAAAATTCGCCCCCTCTTGGCTCGGGATGCGTATCTGGATGTCCTGCCCGGTCTGCTTGGGCTCGTGCTCCATCACCAGGGGCAACACGATCGCGGCAAACAAGGCCAGCGCCGCCGCGCCAACCAGTCGGCGACGCGCACGTTTCTTCAGATCGAGTTGAGTATCGTTTTCGGCCATAGCCGATCGCACATCTCAGTGACGGTCCAGCGTCTGCATGACGTCGGACACAGTAAGGAAGGAACCGAAAACGACAATTCTATCATCCACCTGCGCTCGTTCCTGTGCCCGCTCCAGTCCGTCTGCAGGCGACCCACAGACCTCGATATCGCCTTGCACGCCCGCATCGCGGAGCCGTT
Coding sequences within it:
- a CDS encoding beta-ketoacyl-ACP synthase III, whose product is MTDVVIRATGLFTPSQTISNEELVAAFNTYVARYNAEHAARIAAGEIAALVESSAEFIEKASGIKQRYVLDKAGVLDPARMYPRFAPRPDDALSLEAEIGVAAAREALARAGRDVADVDAVICAASNMQRPYPAMAVEIQHALGIKGFAFDMNVACSSATFGIEQAANAVRSGSARSVLVVNPEICSAHLEWRDRDCHFIFGDVATAILVERADMGDGGWAILGTKLATSFSNNIRNNAGFLNRCEDTPADARDKLFRQEGRKVFKEVCPMAAEHIGTHLAALGRTPAGVRRFWLHQANLSMNQLIARRLLERDATFDEAPVILDQYANTASAGSIIAFHLNHEDLTEGDLGVICSFGAGYSIGSVVIQRR
- the cysS gene encoding cysteine--tRNA ligase; this translates as MLTIYNSLTRQKQPFTPIEPGKVRMYVCGMTVYDLCHLGHARCFLGFDVVQRWLRASGYELTYVRNITDIDDKIIRRAQENGEPIAALTERMVAEMNADFGALGIARPDLEPRATEYVPQMLEIIETLESNGLAYQADDGDVNFAVRKFPGYGKLSGKSLDDLRAGERVAVDSSKRDPLDFVLWKAAKETEPADTKWSSRWGKGRPGWHIECSAMSSAILGKTLDIHGGGPDLPFPHHENEIAQSEGAHNCTLANVWMHAGALRVDNEKMSKSLGNFFTIREALKHYDGEVIRFLVVRSHYRSQINYSPDLLADAKQALTRLYTALRDVPAADVTIDWNDAHAARFKAAMDDDFNTSEAVAVLFELAGEAQRGRDPKVAGLLKALAGVLGLLQRDPVAFLQGATSSDGLSAAAIEQLIADRAAAKKAKNFAESDRIRDELKAAGVVLEDSAQGTTWRRA
- a CDS encoding tetratricopeptide repeat protein gives rise to the protein MTFRPFRPNLTALAVAALTFFAVPALAEPTLPEVQALMKQGQLPAALEKVDQILAVKPKDPQARFTKGIILTEMNRLNDAAVVYQKLSEDFPELPEPYNNLAVIYASQRQYEKAKAALELAIRTHPAYATAHENLGDVYAKLASQAYDKALQLDSANTQAQTKLALIRDLMGGATRNARTVPATKPVQIASATPAAPQPAPQVKQAEPAPVAKATPPAPTPKTEPAKAPPEAKPEPAKAAPPAKPAPIAKAEAPSADKKPKSDDKAEADVRKSVQSWASAWSRKDVKAYLGHYARDFKTPGGVPRKTWESEREARLTKPGPISVSADNIVVKIANDEATVRFRQSYDSANLKTATTKTLVMVRHDGRWQIQQERVGG
- a CDS encoding L,D-transpeptidase family protein, which encodes MKGPISDSGPEASLSKIFDDIEHRKLDSALERTESLLRVYPNFRLAHLIRGDLLLARSRPISGFGNAPSAPPERVADLRDEAIARLKAYRDRPPSNHVPRYLLQMRPDQKYAIVVDTEKSRLYVYANDGGRPRFVADYYITHGKEGARKAREGDRRTPLGVYHVVSEVPKKRLTDFYGSGAFPINYPNEYDKLQGRAGHGIWLHGVPSDTLSRPPRASDGCVVLANADLQAVASRLQLGLTPVIISNEIEWLSLDDWHQERAALQKQIDAWRRDWESGDTDRYLQHYSEKFTADGATRNQWSARKRLVAKEKTWVQVRLKNVSMFRSPGPEDLVVVTFDQDYRSNNLKQQDTKRQYWIKESGKWKIVYEGQA
- a CDS encoding peptidylprolyl isomerase; its protein translation is MKTLIKAVFVSAVLFFAAGPVSAQEGNPKVRIETDMGGFTVELYPAKAPKSVANFLRYVDAGHYDNTIFHRIIRGFVVQGGGVTADMREKPTNAPIENEAKNGLKNETATLAMARTQDPNSATSQFYINLKHNSSLDYPSFDGWGYAVFGKVIEGMDTVRKMEAAETGVVAGQRDVPLKPITLKSARRVAPAAAKQ
- a CDS encoding peptidylprolyl isomerase, which gives rise to MIKLHTSLGVITLELDAEKAPKTVQNFIDYVQAGHYDGTIFHRVIDGFMVQGGGMTADMQQKPTRDPIENEANNGLKNARGTVAMARTQAPHSASAQFFINVADNEFLNYRSADLQGWGYCVFGKVVDGMDVVDKIRAVKTGRRGFFQDVPNEDILIERAEVV
- a CDS encoding UDP-2,3-diacylglucosamine diphosphatase encodes the protein MIHFISDLHLTPKRPEIGAAFARYLNGPARGIDALYVLGDLFDAWPGDDALAEPAAQAVANGLAALAASGTRIYLLHGNRDFLIDKAFAQRASATLIDEPYAITLGTEPCTLMHGDALCTDDVAYQRFRTMVRNPDWRSAFLAKPLAERLAIAADVRMQSEQAKQEKSAEIMDVNPEAVAESFRANGYATLIHGHTHRPARHTHLVDGRECTRWVLHDWREHAEWLEWSDTSGLAFGRC
- a CDS encoding response regulator, with the protein product MQKALIIDDSEPNRRLPALILGQLGWATAEAENGYSALEAVQRERFDCILLDILLPDLQGDEVCRRLRDHPLNGSTWIVAYTAESPEQFAEVTARCRFDALLTKPITRKSLINALPPQAEPHK
- the purF gene encoding amidophosphoribosyltransferase; this translates as MCGILGVVATTPVNQLLYDGLQVLQHRGQDAAGIATAQAGRFHMHKGSGLVRDVFRTRNMRNLTGNWGIGHCRYPTAGSAYNPAEAQPFYVNSPFGLMLAHNGNLTNSDELKREMFLADLRHINTNSDSEVLLNVLAHELQEHAKGPRLESEQIFKAVAGVMRRVKGAYAAVVMIAGYGLLAFRDPHGIRPLVIGSNEALGGTEYLVASESVAIDVLGFKLLRDIAPGEAVLIDTTGKLESRQCASGFPHAPCMFEFVYLARPDSLIDGISVYDSRVKMGEFLAERIRQKHGDLRIDVVIPIPDSARTAAMELASRLSVPYREGFVKNRYIGRTFIMPGQAIRRKSVRQKLNAIHQEFAGKNVLLVDDSIVRGTTSREIINMAREAGATKVFMASAAPPVRFANVYGIDMPSRNELIAAFRSEDEIGGEIGADALIYQSLDDLKTAVRSLNPAINVFEASCFDGSYITGDITAAYLNEIEDARNVVAPASNAGGGDSDDESDEEGGGQMDLNLVSQEDR
- a CDS encoding CvpA family protein: MTGFDYVVVSILLISLAIGAWRGLVSEVLALLAWVIAFLVAKHFSGLVEPLFSSVSSEPLIRQAGSFALLFIASLLVLGLLRLLLREALHAVGLGLADRMLGALFGLVRGLLMVFLLVLLGGLTEFPKQPWWYSAMFAPPLETAVLTTMPWMPEQLAKRIKFR
- a CDS encoding SPOR domain-containing protein encodes the protein MFAAIVLPLVMEHEPKQTGQDIQIRIPSQEGANFASRVIQGAAPTPPKPSVPVEDEKPSGVVALPSPSEGVTSSAPAPKAPEPAAKSEEAGARKGVEASTEKAEKAASKGAATVDAGKARHDEEERAAAILSGHKTAAVESSGGFVVQLGAFKDAANIASVKSKVKDLGYSAYTEPLADKTRVRAGPFQTREAAEAAAGKLRKAGLSAVVAAR